AACAAAGTGAGATTTACTCGGGGTATATGGAGTATAAAATAGGCTAAGTTATAGATAATTGTTATGATAAGCATTTGCCCCCAGCTTGAGTAATTTTTCATGAAATAAAAATACCAAGCAAATAAATTTTTATGTTCGCCATCGTGAAAATCGGGGTCTTTATCACTAGCCGGATGATGATGATGCATCCAATGTTTTCTTAATAGTTTTTGATAAGGTAAAAAACCATAGAGTGTTAAACATAGTGAACCAATAAAGTGATTAATTTTATTGTTTGCAGGAAAGACTGCTCCATGCATAGCATCATGAGTGGTAATAAATAATCCTGTGTATAAAAATGCCTGCCAAAGCATAGCAAGCGATAAAGTCAAAATATTAAAGTTAGAGATATCAACAGAAAGTAATAAAATCAAGCTGGTAACCCAAGTTGCAATGATCACAATAGCAATGACAAGTCCTCCGGTAGATGGACTGGAAAGTTTTTGTTGATGAGTGGTTGGTTTTTCTAATTGTTGAATCACGGTTGTACTTCGTTTTGGAGGAAAATTCATAAAAATAAGCTCATGACGAGATACATTAACAGTTCACACAAGCCTAGGCAGTTACTTGTCAACTAGGTGAGATAAGGTGGGGAACTGTTTCCATAATTCCCGGACTGTATTTTATCCAGTCGTAAATAGATGTTGCCCAAAGAACAACATTCGCCTTACATTTCACATTATGTAGAAATGTTAATTTACTTTAATAATTACATACAATTGCCAGAGCGAAAACTTTTTCCGTCTGTAGGTTGACTGTATGGGTGTCATACAGCAAAATTCTAGAGAAAGATTCACAACCCAGAACCCAGAGTGCACAAGAGGTTGGCTGTTGTGTCTGTAGTGTCAGCTTATATCTCCAGCGCAGTTCTGGGTTCTTTCAAATCTAGTGAATGAGGTTGAGTACGTCGCGCACAACGCTGTAACCGCTAAGATCCCAAAGTAGGTAGGCGATAAAACCAATCATGGCTAGGCGACCTTGCCAAAGTTCAGACTGTGGAGTAAACCCAAATTTAACTGCATTGCGGTCGCTTCCGTTATATGCCTTTTCAGTCGCATCAGTAGGATAATTTCCCATTGTTAAGTTTCCTCAAGTCTTTAAATAACACTTTTCATAGTAGTGATCCCTCTAGTGTGCGCTATCTCTCTATAGTGTCAACGCGTTCGCTAGTCCAAAGGATGAGATTGTGAGTGGTTAATGTAAAGGTTTGTAGTACGGAAGGTTAATAAGAGTATGATGCGCCTGCCAAATAGAGGATTTTTTTTGTCATCAGGTAGTAGTCAGGTATACCAAGAGAATTTAAAAATTGAAAATCTAACGCTAGTCAGAAGGTTTATTAAATTTTGTTGCTCAAACTAATAGATAGGAAATAAAGTTTTTAACTGAAAAGATGGCTCCTACAGTACTCATTACAGGTGCTTCCCAAGGTATTGGGAAAGCAACAGCACTTCTATTTGCTCGCAAAGGATATGACCTGGTACTCACTGCACGTCAACTTGACGAATTGGAAAGTGTAGCACAGGAGGTGCAAAGCCTTGGTCGTCCAGTACCACTTATAGTTCCTTGCGATGTTAAAGATCCATTGCAGGTGGAAACACTCGTAGAAAAGGCTTTAGCTCATTACGGCTACATTGACCTACTGATAAACAATGCAGGCATTTTCGCAGAAGGACCAGTGGAGCAGTTTTCTCTTAGCGATTGGCACCACATCATAGATACTAATTTATGGGGATATATTCACACAATTCATGCTCTTTTGCCTCATTTCCTTCAAAGCAGAACTGGAACAATTGTGAACATAAGTTCCATTGGGGGTAAAGTGCCTATTCCTTACTCAGTGCCGTACTCCACTAGTAAGTTTGGCGTCACAGGTTTGACAGAGGCGTTGCACGCAGAATTGAAGCCAAAAGGTATTCACGTTTGTGGAATTTACCCCAATGTGATCAAGAGTCGTTTTGTGGAAGCGGCTGTTTTTCGTGGTAAGGATGAGCAAGATGTGAAATCCCGTCGTGATCAGATGAACAGCGTCCTAGAAATTCCAGGTGTGGAGAAGCCTGATGACGTGGCAAATGCCATCTGGGACGCTGTTAAAAACCATAAGTCTGAAGTATTTGTTGGTTCGGCGAATTTGTCGCAAGCGTTTTATCGATTGTTTCCAGGTTTACTTCAGTGGGTTTCAAACCTTGCTTTGAAAAATAAAGATAATTGACACTCCCCTGGCTTTACGAACAAATTTCGCTGTCGCTCATTTGTTCGTAAAGCCAGGGGATTCTACATTCTACGTCAGCACTTGCTCAACCAGGCTTGCGCCAAGAAGAGTAGAGGTTCCAACTCCTGTCGCGTTACTTCGGTTGTGTCCCAACCTAGCTTGTTTTCCAAGATTCAGAATATTTATTGCTGCATTCACATCCCTTTGGAGTTCACATCCGCAATTACATTTATGAGTGCGAGTTGAAAGGGACTTTTTCACAATTGCGCCACAATCCGAACACTTTTGAGATGTCATTCGAGGATTGACAGCAACAATTGTGGTTCCAAACTTAACAGCAAAATATTCTAGCCAACGACGAAACAGAGTCCAAGCTACATCATTAATAGACTTGGCTAAACAGTGATTCTTTACCATGCCTTTCACATTCAAGGCTTCATAGGCGACTAAGCTGTTAAGCTTGCACACGTTACGCGCAATTCTCTTTGCGTGTTCATTCCGTTGCCTACTTACTCTTAAATGCTTCTTGGCATATCTCCGTCTAGCTATTCGTCGTTGATTTTTACCTTTTTGGTAGAGTCGAGAGGAGGTATTATCCTCCGTCCCTCTCTGTTAGATCCGGACGTGCCCGTTTCCGTGCATCCGGCTCCCGATGTTCTAGGGTTTCCCCTTGCTCATGTGTATGTAGTCGTGACAACTTTCATGTATGGCTAGAAGGTTCTTTGCTTTCCAATTTTGGTGGTTGCCGTCTACGTGATGTAGGTGGGCTGTTTCACCTGGTAACATCTTCATGCCACAGTATCCACATGCATGGTTTTGCTTTTTAAGAGCTTTAGAGGTTGCACCATCGTAGAGTTTGCTATTACGTTCACTCCAATAGGTGATGTCTCCGTCGAAAGGTGTTTTTGTACCTTGGACGTTAACGTGTTTATTCTCGGAGTAAGGAACTGCTGGGAATGCTTCATTAAGTAAAGTTTTACTTGAATGTCGGTTATTCTTGGCTTCCTTATTGAATACCTTGTAAGTTCTCTTTTGGATGAAATATAGCGAGTTACGCGTTCCATCCATCTTGCAGAACCTATGGTAATTCCTCCATCCTCTAACCAAAGGTGCCAGCTTTTCAGCTTTTCCCTTGGAGCCATAGTTCGAGTTGTTAACTATGTGTTTTACTTTCTGCCGGAATGCTTTGAAGTTATCCACTGAAGGGACACATCTAAACTTTCCGTTGCTTTGCACTTTGAAGTGCCAGCCTAGGAAATCAAACCCATCTGTCGATGCTGTGGTCTTGGTTTTCTTCTCACTGACATTCATTCCTCTTTCTGCTAGAAACTGGCTTATTTTCTCAAGTATTTCTTGTGCATTGTCTCTAGGTCTTAGTATTATAACCATGTCATCCGCGTATCGGATTGATGGTTCTATAATGCTACTTGATGGTGTTTTGTCAGTTATTTGATATCCATGTTCATGGTATCTGAAAACACTTTCAATACCGTTGAGCGCAATGTTTGCCAGAAGTGGGCTAACCACACCACCTTGGGGGGTTCCTTGTTCGGGAAAGTTGGGGTGTATTCCTGCTTTTAAGCATCGGAGGATGCCAATTTTCAGCCCTTTTGGTGCTATCAAATTATTCATGATAGTTGTGTGGTTTATTCTGTCAAAGCATTTTTCGATATCGAGTTCGATCACTCGTTTTTCTATTCCATTCATTTTTGAGTTTAGGTTTAAGAACAACATCTTTTGCGCATCATGCGCTGAACGTCCTGGTCTAAACCCATAACTCTTAGCATGGAAAGTTGCTTCATGGGCTGGTTCTAGTGCATATTTCACAAGGCATTGCCATGCTCTATCTGCGATAGTAGGGACTTTGAGGATTCGCGTTTTTCCGTCCTTCTTCGGTATCGGAATCTCGCGTAGTTTGTTATGATGCCAATTAGAGTAATTGAGCTTGAGAAGTTTCTCAAGTGAAAAGCGTTCTTCAAAGTTGAGGGACGCTTTCCCATCAATTCCCGCAGTCTTTTTACCAGCGTTTAATTGAGTTACTTGACGAATAGCCAGCATTCTTGCAGCTTTGGACTTCAGAATCAGCTTTTGAAGTGACCGCGCTTTACGCATGTCGCCAACTTGAACTGCTTTATACACGCGTCGTTGTAGGCGGAATAAGTTTATCCGGAATTTCTTCCAGGGTAGGTCTTTCCAAGATTCACTAGTTGTGGAACTGTGCCTAATCATGCTCTTACTTCAACGTATGTTTTCTGAACACCTCAGCGAAATTACTCGCTGTCCTACCCGAATCAAAGGAGTTCTGTATCTCGTCTTACCTACATGAGTTTCGACCTTCTCATGACCTTTGACTCGTTTTTATTCGTTCCCCAAAATAGATTGTTTGTACCGTTAGGTGGAACCAATTCAACCGTTAGAACCCCTTACTCTTGCCGCTTGTAGAAAACACCATCGGCGGGATTTTTACTCTAACGAAGTCAGGGAGTTTGTGTTATGCCCTGCTTTCTACTAGGTTGCTTTTTCAGGTTCTATTTTCACCGTGGGTACTCCCTTTTAGCACCAGTGTCAGCCCATAACAGCCGTCTGATTGTGCCCTGTTCCCAGCTTCAGTCTTCGAAATTCCGAGTTCGGTCGCTGTGGGCAGATAAGGAGTCACTCCTGAGTTTGGAGGACAGGATTTTCACCTGTATCTTATTTGGAGTTCAACCGTATTTGGTTGGTTAGTTTATTTGCGGACTGGTTACCGGGATTCAACTAACAACGAATCGCACCTTTCTTGTATATCTGACGTTGAGCGTGCTTGATGGCTTTGTCGGCTTTACGAAGAAACCTTGGATTTTCTTCATGGTGACCGTTGGAATCAGAGTAGAAAAACTCTAACCCAACATCAAGACCTAATTCACCATCAGCCGTTCTGGATTCAGGTTTTACCTCAATGTCAACTGCAAATTGACAGTAATATCCGTCAGCTTTCAGAACCAATCTAACCCGTTTTATGGATTTAACAGGGTAGGTGTGAATATCCCACTTTCCTAATAATCTTACCTCTGAAATACCTTTGTCATCGGTAAAACTGATGCGTCGTTTTGTGGGATGCAATGACCACCCGCTAGTCTTGTATTCAACTGAACGGTTATCTTTCTGGAAACGTGGAAAACCCTTCTTTCCTATTTTCTTAGACTTGCAGTTACCGTAAAATCTATCAATAGCACTCCAAGCTCTTTCTGTCGCAGCCTGACAAGCCATTGAATTTAGTTCTTTGACAAACTTGAACTCTTTCCGCAGTGCTGTTGAGTAATTGTTTAAGGCAATTCGATTAATTTTTGCTTCACGAGGTGCATCTATCCAATATCTAATAGCTTTATTTCTGATGAACTGGGTCGTACGAATAGCTTCATCGATAGCTCGATACTGCTGTTGCTTACCTTTCACTTTGTACTCTAAAACCAGCACTGCGTTATCACCTCCTTGTTTTACTCTATTTGATACATATTATTATGAATATGAAACGTTTGTATGTACAATATGAAGAAAAAAAGGTTAAACTGTCTTTTGACTGACCGCAGGCATCGCAAGCTACTTTTGTTGTCTGTAGAACTAGACAGAACTATTAGTAGTATGGTTGATGAATGGATTGATTCACTTCCTGAACCAAAAAAAGAAAATATCAGGGCAGGGTAAACCCTGCGTCGTGGCTTTCATCCCTGGGCTGATAGCGAAGCGTGGCGTCAGCCATAGCCGCAGGGTTTTCAGCCTACCCTTTATAAAAGCTGAGAATGTACAGAATTTACTCAAGGTGCTAATAGTGACTCGCATTCACGTTTCGTCACAAAATGTCGGTAACGAAACATTACTTCTAACTGGGCTTGCACCAGCCAACCACTGACAAATTCCACAGGTTCTCCACCAGGCATAGAAAAGGAAATGTCATCAGTCAATCTCGTTGAACCATTTTCTGGTTCAAACAAATGTCGATGCTTCCAATAATCAAAAGGTCCGGAAATTTGTTCGTCGGTAAACAGGTGATATTCTTCGTATTCTGTGTGACTTGCTAACCAACGCAAAGGCAATGGTCCCAAAAAAAGGCGAAACTCAGTGATAGCACCCCTTCCAAGTCCTCCTTCGCGGCGGAGGACTTGAACGGGTTGCCAAGGTGGAGTCAGCAGTTGCATAACATCTGATCTTTCGTGGAATTTCCAAACAACCTCTACTGGTGCATTAATGACTGATGAATATTTAAAGTGCAGCATTTCAACGGTTTTCAGTTCTGTAAGTAATAATTGGTAGTTGTTAGTTGTTACTTACATTTTTAATAACGACTAAGCATCCTTTACGATTTCTTACCAAAAAATTTCCAATTTAAAATCAGTAGAAAAGTTTATTCTTCGTATTCAGTATCTATCTCTACATCAAGAGTCTCTTCATCAATCCGCACATAGAGAAGATTGGGACGACAACAAACTTGACAATCTTCTACGTAAGATTGCTGTCCACCTGCACTCAAATCAATAAAGGTGGTATTGGGTTCACCGCAATAGGCGCAGTAGTATTCGGCTGTTGTTTGCATTTAGTTGTTTGTATTTAGTTATTTAACGGTTGTAGTTCCCTTTGGGATGAGTTGAAATGACTGGTGGCATCAGCCAAGTGCTTTAGTAGTGTAGACTGTGGTAACGGACCTTGCAAGTGGTTCCAAGGTAAGATTTGGTCTGTTGACCAATTGGTATGAACGTAAAAATCTAAGTCGGGGATTTGTCCTTTGAGTTGTTTGAAAGCACGTTTGTAACTACCTAGAGAATCACCGAAGTTGCGGGTTAGTTCTAGGAAGTGGGAGAGTCGGCGATCGCCTCTCGACAACAAAGCCTGAATAATAGACCAATTATAACTTTCCGGGCGAAAGTCTATTCCTTGAGGCTTGAGTTTTTTCTGTAAAAACTGCAACCTTTTTTCTGCTTGCGGATTCACCCCAAACCACTGAAATGGTGTATGTCCTTTAGGAACAAAAGTACTGCATCCCAGTGTTAACCGTAGTCCAGGAGCAGCTTTTTTGATATCGCGCATCATCGTTACAGTTGCATCCAAATCCTCTGGTTCT
This portion of the Brasilonema sennae CENA114 genome encodes:
- the crtW gene encoding beta-carotene ketolase CrtW, translating into MNFPPKRSTTVIQQLEKPTTHQQKLSSPSTGGLVIAIVIIATWVTSLILLLSVDISNFNILTLSLAMLWQAFLYTGLFITTHDAMHGAVFPANNKINHFIGSLCLTLYGFLPYQKLLRKHWMHHHHPASDKDPDFHDGEHKNLFAWYFYFMKNYSSWGQMLIITIIYNLAYFILHIPRVNLTLFWAIPALISSIQLFYFGTFLPHREPKDGYSEPHRAQTISYPVWWSFLTCYHFGYHEEHHESPHLPWWQLPDAHMLKRSTINAPNM
- a CDS encoding chlorophyll a/b-binding protein; the encoded protein is MGNYPTDATEKAYNGSDRNAVKFGFTPQSELWQGRLAMIGFIAYLLWDLSGYSVVRDVLNLIH
- a CDS encoding SDR family NAD(P)-dependent oxidoreductase, with the protein product MAPTVLITGASQGIGKATALLFARKGYDLVLTARQLDELESVAQEVQSLGRPVPLIVPCDVKDPLQVETLVEKALAHYGYIDLLINNAGIFAEGPVEQFSLSDWHHIIDTNLWGYIHTIHALLPHFLQSRTGTIVNISSIGGKVPIPYSVPYSTSKFGVTGLTEALHAELKPKGIHVCGIYPNVIKSRFVEAAVFRGKDEQDVKSRRDQMNSVLEIPGVEKPDDVANAIWDAVKNHKSEVFVGSANLSQAFYRLFPGLLQWVSNLALKNKDN
- a CDS encoding group II intron reverse transcriptase/maturase; this translates as MIRHSSTTSESWKDLPWKKFRINLFRLQRRVYKAVQVGDMRKARSLQKLILKSKAARMLAIRQVTQLNAGKKTAGIDGKASLNFEERFSLEKLLKLNYSNWHHNKLREIPIPKKDGKTRILKVPTIADRAWQCLVKYALEPAHEATFHAKSYGFRPGRSAHDAQKMLFLNLNSKMNGIEKRVIELDIEKCFDRINHTTIMNNLIAPKGLKIGILRCLKAGIHPNFPEQGTPQGGVVSPLLANIALNGIESVFRYHEHGYQITDKTPSSSIIEPSIRYADDMVIILRPRDNAQEILEKISQFLAERGMNVSEKKTKTTASTDGFDFLGWHFKVQSNGKFRCVPSVDNFKAFRQKVKHIVNNSNYGSKGKAEKLAPLVRGWRNYHRFCKMDGTRNSLYFIQKRTYKVFNKEAKNNRHSSKTLLNEAFPAVPYSENKHVNVQGTKTPFDGDITYWSERNSKLYDGATSKALKKQNHACGYCGMKMLPGETAHLHHVDGNHQNWKAKNLLAIHESCHDYIHMSKGKP
- a CDS encoding SRPBCC family protein; protein product: MLHFKYSSVINAPVEVVWKFHERSDVMQLLTPPWQPVQVLRREGGLGRGAITEFRLFLGPLPLRWLASHTEYEEYHLFTDEQISGPFDYWKHRHLFEPENGSTRLTDDISFSMPGGEPVEFVSGWLVQAQLEVMFRYRHFVTKRECESLLAP
- a CDS encoding CPXCG motif-containing cysteine-rich protein, with product MQTTAEYYCAYCGEPNTTFIDLSAGGQQSYVEDCQVCCRPNLLYVRIDEETLDVEIDTEYEE